One genomic region from Fictibacillus marinisediminis encodes:
- a CDS encoding NCS1 family nucleobase:cation symporter-1: MKTQIEQNGIVTLSEDVTRSLSDSELWNDDLRPTTEKEHTWSGLNFATLWIGMCLCIPAYTMASGMISLGMNWWQAIGTIFLGNVIVLIPILLNSHAGTKFGIPYPVFARLWFGSKGAHIPSLARAVVAAGWFGINTWIGTTAIDVLLSASFPAWKNLTGHTAIIFALFWALNVGVAYKGPEAIKILSLIAAPVVGVSAIILMIWAFTHAGGWGPILSTPSKFTTTGEFLKVFFPTLTGVIAFWATLALNIPDFCRYAKSQKSQMIAQSFSLPLTMSIFSFIGIAVTSATVVIFGSAIWDPVQLLAKFPPFIIFLGTIIIAMASLTINVGANIVAPARAIENLYPKRITFGIGALITGVFAILMQPWFIMSNFGNYIFGWLGTYGALLGPIDGIAIADYWLVRRRQMALKELYELNGRYNYTSGYNKNGVYALIIGVAIPVLGLIVPGLRFIWDNAWTFGLFISMFAYTYLMKGDQSVLRPGEYENITQFPSDKPIERIAE; the protein is encoded by the coding sequence ATGAAAACGCAAATTGAACAAAATGGTATCGTAACCTTGTCCGAAGATGTAACTAGAAGTTTAAGTGACAGTGAACTATGGAACGATGATCTGAGGCCTACGACAGAAAAGGAGCATACCTGGAGCGGCCTGAACTTTGCGACGTTATGGATCGGAATGTGTTTGTGCATTCCAGCCTACACGATGGCGAGCGGGATGATCTCTCTCGGCATGAACTGGTGGCAAGCCATTGGAACGATCTTTCTGGGCAATGTGATTGTCCTCATTCCCATTCTATTAAACTCCCATGCCGGAACAAAATTCGGCATACCTTATCCCGTGTTTGCACGGTTGTGGTTTGGATCCAAGGGAGCCCACATCCCGTCCCTAGCCCGTGCGGTTGTAGCTGCCGGATGGTTCGGAATCAATACATGGATTGGGACAACCGCCATCGATGTCTTATTATCCGCCTCATTCCCGGCCTGGAAAAACCTGACCGGACATACTGCCATCATCTTTGCTTTATTCTGGGCGTTGAACGTCGGAGTGGCTTACAAAGGTCCTGAAGCAATAAAAATTTTAAGCTTGATCGCTGCGCCTGTTGTTGGAGTCTCAGCTATTATTCTTATGATTTGGGCGTTCACTCATGCAGGCGGCTGGGGACCGATTTTATCCACACCATCCAAGTTCACGACGACCGGTGAGTTCTTAAAAGTGTTCTTCCCTACATTGACAGGGGTCATTGCCTTTTGGGCCACCCTTGCCTTGAATATCCCGGACTTTTGCCGCTACGCCAAAAGCCAGAAATCACAAATGATCGCACAAAGCTTCTCTCTTCCTCTCACCATGAGCATTTTCTCATTCATTGGAATCGCCGTTACATCAGCCACGGTTGTTATTTTCGGTTCAGCGATTTGGGATCCTGTTCAGCTGCTTGCGAAATTCCCGCCATTCATTATCTTCTTAGGAACCATTATTATCGCCATGGCATCCCTTACCATCAATGTCGGTGCGAATATCGTTGCTCCCGCCCGTGCAATTGAAAATCTATATCCAAAACGCATCACATTCGGTATCGGCGCACTCATCACTGGAGTATTCGCCATCCTCATGCAGCCTTGGTTCATCATGTCCAACTTCGGCAACTATATCTTCGGCTGGCTCGGAACGTACGGAGCATTGCTTGGCCCGATCGACGGCATCGCAATCGCCGACTATTGGCTCGTCCGCCGCAGACAGATGGCCCTGAAAGAATTGTATGAACTGAACGGCCGGTACAACTACACTTCCGGCTACAATAAGAACGGTGTGTACGCACTGATTATTGGAGTCGCCATACCCGTGCTCGGCTTGATTGTTCCCGGGCTTCGTTTTATATGGGATAACGCCTGGACGTTCGGTTTATTTATCTCCATGTTTGCCTACACCTATTTGATGAAAGGTGACCAAAGCGTCTTGCGGCCGGGTGAATACGAAAACATCACCCAGTTTCCGTCCGACAAACCGATTGAACGTATTGCAGAATAA
- a CDS encoding DUF3311 domain-containing protein, with translation MKKFLLILFIVLPFLAQLAILPFVNRIGPIILGLPFLHFWLFLWIVLTPLCTLGIYHLQKSKGGLH, from the coding sequence ATGAAAAAATTTTTACTGATCTTATTCATTGTTCTTCCTTTCCTCGCACAACTTGCTATTTTGCCATTTGTAAATCGGATCGGCCCCATCATTCTGGGATTGCCGTTTCTCCACTTCTGGCTGTTCCTATGGATCGTCCTAACCCCTTTATGTACATTGGGAATCTATCATCTTCAGAAATCAAAGGGAGGCTTACATTAA
- the ypfJ gene encoding KPN_02809 family neutral zinc metallopeptidase, producing the protein MKWKGRRQSTNVEDRRGMGGKTLVGGGIGGIVIVLIVMMLGGNPGDLLNGMTDNGSNQSVPYKESDQEKELASFVSVVLADTEDVWTKEFKEEGKVYKKPKLVLYNGSVQSACGTAGSSVGPFYCPGDQKLYIDLSFYQDLKNEFHAPGDFAMAYVLAHEVGHHVQNLLGTMDQNSRQHLSKKQANAQSVRVELQADYLAGVWAHHAQGMDLLEKGDLKEAITAASAVGDDTLQKKAQGYAVPESFTHGSSEQRMRWFNKGFKNGTIEGGDTFHAKDL; encoded by the coding sequence ATGAAGTGGAAAGGCAGAAGGCAGAGTACGAATGTTGAGGACCGGAGAGGAATGGGAGGTAAAACACTGGTTGGGGGAGGTATCGGCGGTATTGTGATCGTTCTGATCGTAATGATGCTTGGCGGCAATCCAGGTGATCTGTTGAACGGTATGACGGATAACGGGTCAAATCAATCTGTTCCTTATAAAGAATCAGATCAGGAAAAGGAGCTTGCTTCGTTTGTGTCTGTTGTCCTTGCTGACACAGAGGATGTTTGGACGAAGGAGTTTAAGGAAGAGGGCAAGGTTTACAAAAAGCCAAAGCTTGTCCTATATAACGGCAGTGTCCAGTCTGCGTGCGGGACAGCGGGATCGTCAGTGGGACCGTTCTATTGTCCAGGTGACCAGAAGCTGTACATTGATTTAAGCTTTTATCAGGACCTGAAAAATGAATTTCACGCTCCTGGCGATTTTGCGATGGCGTATGTTTTAGCTCATGAGGTAGGGCATCACGTGCAGAATCTGTTGGGAACGATGGATCAGAACTCACGCCAACACTTGAGCAAGAAACAAGCGAATGCCCAGTCCGTTCGGGTTGAGCTGCAGGCTGATTATCTGGCGGGTGTATGGGCGCATCATGCACAGGGAATGGATCTGCTCGAAAAAGGTGATTTGAAGGAGGCCATCACTGCAGCAAGTGCAGTGGGTGATGACACCCTGCAAAAAAAGGCGCAAGGGTATGCTGTACCTGAGAGCTTTACTCACGGAAGCTCCGAGCAAAGGATGCGCTGGTTTAATAAAGGGTTCAAGAACGGAACAATTGAAGGTGGAGACACATTTCACGCGAAGGATCTTTAA
- a CDS encoding SAM-dependent methyltransferase: MTEQEYDALLYIETVGDQKWFNPSSHYHRYEPTPYAALEELASQYELKSSDRFVDFGCGKGRVSFYMNHFQQATVSGVEMNEEFYQEALNNKERYKEKHHKGRDDIHFHLGLAQEYPVHPEDNRFYFFNPFSMPIFMKVIHNIVLSVEASSREVELILYYASEEYTYFLEYQTAFELKEEIRLKDLYEKNPYEKFLIYKLNT, encoded by the coding sequence ATGACAGAACAGGAATATGACGCCTTGCTTTACATAGAAACGGTCGGGGATCAAAAATGGTTTAATCCTTCTTCCCACTATCATCGTTATGAACCTACGCCATATGCGGCATTGGAGGAATTGGCGAGCCAGTATGAACTGAAAAGCAGTGACCGGTTCGTTGATTTTGGATGCGGGAAAGGCCGGGTCAGCTTTTATATGAACCATTTTCAGCAAGCGACCGTCTCCGGAGTCGAGATGAATGAGGAGTTTTATCAAGAAGCATTGAACAACAAGGAACGTTACAAGGAAAAGCATCACAAGGGAAGGGATGACATCCATTTTCATTTGGGACTGGCGCAGGAGTATCCTGTGCATCCAGAAGACAATCGTTTCTATTTCTTTAATCCGTTTTCCATGCCGATTTTTATGAAGGTCATCCATAATATTGTTTTATCAGTGGAAGCTTCATCAAGAGAGGTGGAGCTGATCCTGTATTATGCCTCTGAAGAGTACACATATTTTTTAGAATATCAGACGGCTTTTGAATTAAAAGAGGAAATAAGGCTGAAGGATCTTTATGAAAAGAATCCTTATGAGAAGTTCTTGATTTATAAGCTGAACACATAA
- a CDS encoding threonine aldolase family protein, with translation MKLSGTFTKAFKQADYHVSGHGSRNLQVLKDALESYDGGMESDMYGSGKVIKDFQEKMAEVLGKEDAVFFPSGTMAQQIALRIWCDEKGLKRVAYHPLCHLEIHEEDGLKELHHIKPVLLADESRLIALEDVVNMKEEIACLLLELPQREIGGQLPDYSTLEEISAYCREKGIKLHMDGARLFEILPFYQKSAAEVCSLFDSVYVSVYKGIGGIAGAVLAGGKDFIDKSKVWKRRHGGDLISLYPYILSADFYFGQRQEKMAQYYKEAKELAGFYNECHRVSTRPAEPVSNMFHVHFEAPKETMESLLAGLYEETGIGLSGHIREINEQTSYFEVSAGDLYGKVPEEKLKCAFQKLDEKMRGL, from the coding sequence GTGAAATTGAGCGGTACATTTACAAAAGCATTTAAACAGGCAGACTATCACGTCAGCGGCCACGGTTCGAGAAATCTTCAAGTATTAAAAGATGCCCTGGAAAGCTATGACGGCGGGATGGAAAGTGATATGTACGGAAGCGGGAAGGTCATTAAAGACTTTCAGGAGAAGATGGCAGAGGTGCTGGGAAAAGAGGATGCGGTGTTTTTTCCGAGCGGAACGATGGCCCAGCAGATTGCCCTTAGGATCTGGTGTGATGAAAAAGGACTGAAGAGGGTGGCATATCATCCACTGTGTCATTTGGAGATACATGAGGAAGACGGGCTGAAGGAGCTGCATCACATCAAGCCTGTTTTGCTGGCTGATGAGAGCCGTTTAATTGCGCTGGAAGATGTCGTGAATATGAAAGAAGAGATTGCTTGTTTATTGCTGGAGCTCCCGCAGCGTGAAATCGGCGGCCAGCTGCCCGACTATTCAACGCTTGAGGAAATCTCTGCTTACTGCCGAGAAAAAGGAATTAAGCTGCACATGGACGGTGCTCGTCTTTTCGAGATCCTTCCTTTTTATCAAAAATCGGCTGCGGAAGTTTGTTCACTTTTTGATAGTGTCTATGTATCTGTTTACAAGGGAATTGGCGGGATTGCGGGAGCTGTTCTGGCAGGTGGTAAGGATTTTATTGATAAATCGAAGGTGTGGAAAAGGCGGCATGGCGGAGATTTAATCAGCCTTTATCCTTACATCCTGAGTGCGGACTTTTATTTTGGCCAAAGGCAGGAGAAGATGGCTCAATATTATAAAGAAGCGAAGGAGCTTGCAGGATTTTATAATGAATGCCATAGGGTTTCTACAAGACCTGCCGAGCCTGTTTCAAATATGTTTCATGTCCATTTTGAAGCGCCTAAAGAGACGATGGAGTCTTTGTTGGCAGGCTTATATGAAGAAACAGGAATTGGTCTTAGCGGCCACATCCGAGAGATTAATGAACAAACAAGCTATTTTGAAGTAAGTGCGGGTGATTTATACGGTAAGGTGCCAGAGGAGAAGCTAAAGTGTGCTTTTCAGAAACTGGATGAGAAGATGAGAGGGCTTTAA
- a CDS encoding DUF2500 domain-containing protein: MFDDPAGDFMFQFGPIFIGIIFVIIISVIIIGIVSSLSQWNKNNNSPKLSVKAKVVTKRTSIRGGGETSAHNDYYVTFQVESGDRMELEVKGNEFGMLVEGDTGELSFQGTRYLGFSRDVQAEIH, encoded by the coding sequence ATGTTCGACGATCCAGCAGGGGATTTTATGTTTCAGTTCGGTCCCATTTTTATTGGAATTATTTTTGTTATTATTATTTCTGTTATTATAATAGGCATAGTCAGCAGCCTTTCACAATGGAATAAAAACAACAATTCACCCAAATTATCGGTAAAGGCTAAAGTCGTTACTAAACGAACCTCTATACGCGGCGGTGGGGAAACCTCTGCTCATAACGATTACTATGTAACGTTCCAGGTTGAAAGCGGAGACCGGATGGAACTTGAGGTTAAAGGTAACGAATTTGGTATGCTGGTTGAAGGCGATACAGGCGAACTGAGCTTTCAGGGTACGAGATATCTAGGTTTCAGCCGGGATGTTCAAGCCGAAATTCATTAA
- a CDS encoding PaaI family thioesterase — protein sequence MAEQKAVQEVYPDDYSWCYGCGKLNEDGHHFKTRWNGEKTETIYTPQPEHTAVPGFVYGGVIASLIDCHGTGSAALALHRKNGHEPGDGAEPPRFVTASLKVDFMKPTPHGIALKAIGTPEEVHLKKWKVPTEVFAGETLCVKGEVTAVVMPDSFLQNAKNTNP from the coding sequence TTGGCAGAACAAAAAGCCGTTCAGGAAGTGTATCCTGACGATTATTCATGGTGTTATGGATGTGGAAAGCTGAATGAAGATGGCCACCATTTCAAGACAAGATGGAATGGAGAAAAGACCGAAACGATCTACACACCTCAGCCCGAGCATACGGCTGTACCGGGGTTTGTATACGGCGGAGTAATTGCCTCCCTGATTGATTGCCATGGAACCGGTTCAGCTGCTCTCGCCCTTCACCGGAAAAATGGCCATGAACCTGGTGACGGCGCAGAACCACCTCGATTTGTAACAGCCTCGCTGAAGGTTGATTTTATGAAACCTACCCCGCATGGCATAGCATTGAAAGCTATCGGAACGCCGGAAGAAGTTCATCTGAAGAAATGGAAGGTACCTACTGAAGTGTTTGCCGGTGAAACTCTCTGTGTAAAAGGAGAAGTCACCGCAGTTGTCATGCCTGATTCCTTCCTGCAAAACGCAAAAAACACCAATCCCTAA
- a CDS encoding ArsR/SmtB family transcription factor — translation MKLIDKIFKALADASRRKLLDELYLKNGQTLSELCQHLKMSRQAVTKHLSSLEDANLVAISWQGREKLHYLNPLPISEIYHRWIHKYESHHLEALNNLKKRLEEDKRND, via the coding sequence TTGAAACTCATCGATAAGATCTTCAAGGCTCTTGCCGATGCCAGCCGCAGAAAACTTCTTGATGAATTGTATCTGAAAAACGGGCAGACATTGAGCGAATTATGCCAGCATCTTAAAATGTCCCGGCAGGCTGTAACAAAACACCTTTCCAGTTTAGAAGATGCAAATCTTGTAGCAATATCTTGGCAAGGGCGGGAGAAGCTTCATTACCTCAACCCTCTGCCGATCAGCGAGATTTATCACCGCTGGATTCATAAATATGAGAGCCATCATTTAGAAGCATTAAATAATCTAAAAAAAAGATTAGAGGAGGATAAGAGAAATGACTAA
- a CDS encoding helix-turn-helix domain-containing protein, translating to MRVLNLKLANSKLMMTHLPPFSSDPVKHDHGGDYQITIPISGSPFIEIEKQTRSMNKALRVITSPGEAHFHYTGESESRLLLINLQKEFVDHVASARLQVCHIDTAFRTYGENSSEKLVKIANDIIQTNLLNEVASGKLEELEWALADTLLAIQEGSHSEKWRKEITLNDHPLIKNVLSFIHEHYASELSLEELAKASRLSKYHFIRTFKEAAGCTPGQYVTKVRLERAIDLLRTTGLDITTIGFAVGFGSLTTFERSFKKGYGCSVSHYRKSL from the coding sequence ATGAGAGTCCTGAACTTAAAGCTGGCCAACAGCAAATTAATGATGACTCATTTGCCCCCTTTTTCTTCAGACCCTGTAAAGCACGATCATGGCGGAGATTATCAGATTACGATTCCGATTTCGGGAAGCCCTTTTATTGAAATTGAAAAGCAAACACGTTCAATGAATAAAGCGTTGAGAGTGATTACTTCACCAGGAGAAGCTCATTTTCATTATACAGGTGAAAGCGAAAGCAGACTGTTGCTGATTAATCTGCAAAAAGAATTCGTCGATCACGTGGCATCGGCCCGTCTTCAAGTATGCCATATCGATACGGCATTTCGAACATATGGGGAAAACTCATCTGAAAAGCTTGTGAAGATCGCGAACGACATCATCCAGACCAATCTGTTAAATGAAGTCGCTTCTGGCAAGTTGGAAGAATTGGAGTGGGCGCTGGCAGATACCTTGCTTGCCATCCAGGAAGGTTCGCATAGCGAAAAGTGGCGAAAAGAAATTACGCTGAATGATCATCCGTTGATAAAAAACGTCCTCTCCTTTATCCATGAGCACTATGCCAGTGAACTGTCATTGGAGGAATTGGCCAAAGCATCCAGGCTGAGCAAGTATCATTTTATACGAACGTTTAAAGAGGCTGCAGGCTGCACCCCCGGCCAGTATGTTACAAAAGTCAGGCTGGAAAGGGCTATAGATCTTTTGCGTACAACTGGGCTGGATATTACAACGATTGGATTTGCCGTGGGGTTCGGCAGCTTAACGACATTTGAACGATCGTTTAAAAAGGGATATGGCTGTTCTGTATCGCACTATCGAAAGTCGCTTTAA
- a CDS encoding SRPBCC family protein: MTKPVFVYVTYIATTPEKLWNALTDGEFTEKYFFGSRVESEWKEGSDVTYSRNGEVTDYGKILKCEPHKLLSFTWTYKGDDTPRQSPTIATFELHPLNTTVKLTLTHENLLESDIVEDNHTFEGFNNGWPAVISNLKSFLETGQTLSAVSI, encoded by the coding sequence ATGACTAAGCCTGTATTCGTTTATGTGACCTATATTGCCACCACACCCGAAAAGCTATGGAATGCCTTAACTGATGGTGAATTTACAGAGAAATACTTTTTCGGCAGCCGAGTTGAATCTGAATGGAAAGAAGGATCTGATGTCACCTATTCTCGGAACGGCGAAGTTACCGACTACGGCAAGATTTTAAAATGTGAACCGCACAAATTGCTTTCCTTTACATGGACCTATAAGGGTGACGATACTCCAAGGCAAAGTCCTACAATCGCAACTTTTGAATTACATCCTCTAAACACGACCGTAAAACTGACACTTACGCATGAAAATCTTTTGGAATCTGACATTGTAGAGGATAATCATACATTTGAAGGATTTAACAATGGCTGGCCAGCGGTAATAAGTAATTTAAAAAGCTTCCTTGAAACCGGACAAACCCTGTCAGCTGTTTCAATCTAG
- a CDS encoding sodium:solute symporter family protein, giving the protein MQGNLTALSITIFVILTVVLIGFLAGRDKAVRSSVEEWSVGGRRFGGLLVWFLVGADLYTAYTFLGLTSTAYTAGSLAFFAIPYSVLAFFISYFFLPKLWKVANHHKLTTLADYARERFDSKLLSALIAIVGVLMLIPYICLQLSGIQDTLQVAGTGFINVKVVVITSFLLVALYTFFSGIKGPTYTAIIKDVLVWAIMLFMVVSLPIIHFGGWNPMVDHIVKEAPQLLTIPNSGPKGIPWFITASLVSSLALFMWAHAATGVFTAKSGDALRKNAMFLPLYNIVLILVVFLGFIAFLVLPKGTDPRFALLSLIQTSYGGVAQGLAYSTIALASLIPCSIMAIGASNLFANNIYRDLINPEVKGPRLTMITRGMVFVVIGLALLFGLVFPTALVSLQLLGVSGMVQIFPAIVISLFWRNQTREATIIGLIVGLAVTFTVYSTGTSFGIYEGFWGLSANFLTVFVLNPLFVKKTKSASNPVKDYLFNELAKETASVRKGA; this is encoded by the coding sequence ATGCAGGGAAATCTTACAGCACTGTCCATTACCATCTTTGTTATTCTCACTGTCGTTTTAATCGGTTTCCTGGCCGGAAGGGATAAGGCCGTCCGAAGTTCGGTTGAAGAATGGTCTGTCGGTGGAAGGCGTTTTGGAGGCTTGCTCGTCTGGTTCCTTGTAGGGGCTGATCTATACACGGCCTATACATTCCTTGGACTGACAAGTACGGCTTATACCGCTGGAAGCCTTGCCTTCTTTGCTATCCCATATTCCGTACTCGCATTCTTTATCTCTTACTTTTTCCTTCCAAAACTTTGGAAAGTAGCGAATCACCATAAATTAACGACTCTTGCTGATTATGCGAGAGAACGCTTTGACAGCAAGCTTCTTTCCGCACTCATTGCTATTGTCGGGGTGCTGATGCTCATTCCATACATCTGCCTGCAGCTAAGCGGAATTCAGGATACGCTTCAGGTAGCGGGAACTGGTTTTATAAATGTAAAAGTCGTCGTCATCACATCGTTTTTGCTGGTTGCCCTTTATACCTTTTTCAGCGGGATTAAAGGTCCAACCTACACGGCAATTATTAAAGATGTTCTTGTTTGGGCGATCATGCTGTTTATGGTCGTATCCCTGCCGATCATTCACTTTGGGGGCTGGAACCCTATGGTGGATCACATTGTTAAAGAAGCACCGCAGCTCTTAACCATTCCAAACTCAGGGCCGAAAGGAATTCCTTGGTTCATTACCGCTTCCCTGGTTTCATCGCTTGCGCTCTTCATGTGGGCTCATGCGGCCACCGGTGTATTTACGGCTAAAAGCGGTGATGCGCTTCGGAAAAATGCGATGTTTCTGCCTTTATACAATATCGTACTGATTCTCGTTGTTTTCCTTGGATTTATTGCTTTTCTAGTACTGCCAAAAGGGACCGATCCCCGCTTTGCTTTATTAAGCCTGATCCAAACCTCTTATGGCGGTGTTGCTCAAGGACTGGCGTATTCAACGATCGCACTAGCATCACTCATTCCGTGCTCCATCATGGCGATTGGTGCATCCAATTTATTTGCCAATAACATTTACCGTGACTTGATTAATCCTGAGGTGAAAGGGCCCCGGCTAACGATGATCACGCGCGGAATGGTGTTCGTCGTTATTGGACTCGCTCTGTTGTTCGGCCTCGTCTTCCCTACTGCTCTCGTTTCCTTGCAGCTTCTTGGCGTTTCCGGCATGGTGCAGATTTTCCCGGCCATCGTCATCAGTCTGTTCTGGCGGAACCAGACGAGAGAAGCTACTATTATAGGGTTGATCGTTGGATTAGCGGTTACCTTCACTGTCTATTCAACCGGCACCTCGTTTGGTATCTATGAAGGATTCTGGGGACTGTCTGCAAACTTCCTGACCGTTTTCGTTCTGAATCCGCTGTTTGTGAAGAAAACGAAGAGTGCAAGCAACCCAGTCAAAGACTACTTGTTTAACGAGCTGGCTAAAGAAACAGCCTCTGTCCGCAAAGGAGCATAA
- a CDS encoding dihydrofolate reductase family protein — translation MKERKVIVYIAASLDGFIAKKDDDISFLSMVEQPDEDYGYGEFVRTVDTVIMGRKTYDKVLSFGIDFPHKERKCYVLSKTKKDTDENVEFYNGNLNELIHTLKNEEGKNIFIDGGAGAIKELKEQNLIDEYVISIIPVLLGNGIRLFAETENESRLQFVESKTFDTGLVQLHYRTFKD, via the coding sequence GTGAAGGAAAGAAAAGTAATCGTATATATTGCAGCCAGTCTTGATGGATTTATCGCTAAGAAGGATGACGATATCAGCTTCCTGTCGATGGTGGAACAGCCTGATGAGGACTACGGGTATGGGGAATTTGTGAGGACGGTCGATACAGTGATCATGGGGAGAAAAACGTATGATAAAGTGCTATCCTTTGGGATTGATTTTCCTCATAAGGAGAGAAAGTGCTATGTGCTCTCAAAGACCAAGAAGGATACGGACGAAAATGTGGAGTTTTACAACGGAAACCTTAATGAACTGATTCATACCCTGAAAAATGAAGAAGGAAAGAACATTTTTATTGATGGCGGGGCAGGGGCGATTAAAGAGTTAAAAGAACAAAATCTTATTGATGAGTACGTGATTTCGATCATTCCTGTTTTGTTAGGGAACGGAATTCGGTTGTTTGCAGAAACGGAGAATGAAAGCAGACTTCAGTTTGTAGAGAGCAAGACGTTCGATACAGGACTGGTACAGCTGCATTATCGGACTTTTAAAGATTAA
- a CDS encoding SRPBCC domain-containing protein, whose amino-acid sequence MSVNYGTKSLKTAVEGKVLMIERVFNAPKDIVFKAFSQPEHLSRWWGPKGWETDIRQFDFQPGGVWLYCMKCVDKNQGDFYGQESCGKAVYQEIVAPEKVVYKDFFTDGEGNEMEGMPGMLVTLEFTEYEGATKVITRSEFVTEEALKQVKDMGVVEGFSSQMERLDDLLEQLQ is encoded by the coding sequence ATGTCTGTAAACTATGGAACAAAATCTTTGAAAACGGCTGTAGAAGGTAAGGTTCTTATGATTGAGAGAGTATTTAATGCTCCGAAAGATATTGTCTTCAAGGCTTTCTCTCAGCCTGAACACCTTTCAAGATGGTGGGGCCCGAAAGGCTGGGAAACTGATATTCGACAGTTTGACTTTCAGCCCGGCGGCGTATGGCTGTATTGCATGAAATGCGTGGATAAGAACCAAGGAGATTTTTACGGCCAGGAGTCTTGCGGCAAAGCGGTGTATCAAGAGATTGTTGCACCTGAGAAGGTTGTTTACAAAGATTTTTTTACTGATGGAGAAGGAAATGAGATGGAAGGCATGCCAGGGATGCTGGTGACCCTCGAGTTTACGGAGTACGAAGGTGCAACGAAAGTAATTACTCGCAGCGAATTTGTGACAGAAGAAGCGCTTAAGCAAGTCAAGGACATGGGTGTCGTCGAAGGATTCTCCTCCCAAATGGAACGTCTTGACGATCTTTTGGAGCAGCTGCAATAA
- a CDS encoding YxcD family protein has translation MEQIMLYEQDIINALCLFHAHKKEVEAEDVQVELLYDDDYGFSAEVHVAGRKQVLIEANLIEAIRFYLDNHMNINSISAGLELVLDDEEGIVAYVRTR, from the coding sequence ATGGAACAGATAATGCTATACGAGCAGGACATTATTAATGCTCTCTGCCTGTTCCACGCTCATAAAAAGGAAGTGGAGGCGGAAGATGTTCAAGTCGAACTTCTATATGATGACGATTACGGTTTTTCTGCAGAAGTGCATGTGGCTGGCAGGAAACAAGTGTTAATTGAAGCTAATCTGATTGAAGCCATCCGCTTCTATTTGGATAACCATATGAATATTAATTCCATTTCAGCTGGCCTGGAATTGGTCCTGGATGACGAAGAAGGCATTGTGGCTTACGTTAGAACCAGATAA
- a CDS encoding ArsR/SmtB family transcription factor has product MSANINATLSALAEPKRLQMIELLREGPLTVGEIAERLGLLQPQTSKHLRVLNQAGFVEVHAIANRRIYKLSQQPFKDLNKWLGSFKNVWEERFDRLDDYLREMQEKTDET; this is encoded by the coding sequence ATGAGCGCGAACATCAATGCCACATTATCTGCACTTGCCGAGCCTAAGCGCTTACAAATGATTGAGCTATTGCGTGAAGGTCCTCTCACTGTAGGGGAAATTGCTGAACGGCTTGGCCTTCTCCAACCACAAACTTCCAAACACCTCAGAGTTTTAAATCAAGCTGGATTTGTCGAGGTTCATGCTATTGCTAATAGGCGGATCTACAAGCTGTCTCAGCAGCCTTTCAAGGATTTGAATAAATGGCTAGGATCCTTCAAGAACGTTTGGGAGGAACGATTTGATCGTTTGGATGACTATTTACGTGAGATGCAAGAAAAAACGGATGAAACTTAA